In the Lagenorhynchus albirostris chromosome 16, mLagAlb1.1, whole genome shotgun sequence genome, ATGGAGGCATTAAGACCGATGATGCCCTGTAAGGAAGGACCCAGCCTGCCTGACCATTTGCCTCCTCCCGCGATACCGGCATAGGCCACAATATCAAAAGAGTCTCCTAAAAGCATGCGGGAAGGGAAGGCTGCCCTTTGTTCTCAAGATCACCCTAATGACCCTTGGGAGGCCACAGCCACTTGGGCAAGTGAGGGGATTCCTAGGACTATTCGCTGTCACCCATGTAGGACACTGCCAAGTGTCACAGTTTCAGTGTATAGCTCATAAACAGCTAAAAACAACACTCATGTCGTAGACAGGGCTGGGCTAGCCATGGGAAGGAGACTCTGACACCAGGTAGTGGCAACTTGGAAAAATGGGAATTGGATCTCTTGGAAGCTGAAACACTGCCTGCTCGGACACAGATGTGGACCTCCATTGATCCATCTGCTGGGCTGCAGTGTCCTCACTAAAAAAGGAGAGGGTTTGAATGTGCTTTTTCTGAGATTGACTCTGATGCAATGCTGTGCTCTTTGGCAGGACAGAAGGTGTCCTTTGCCATGGACTGGACTGGACCAGAAACCCTCATGCCCCACTGTCAGTCTCTTTTCACTTCATCTCCCCACAGTCAAATATGTCCCCTTGCTTTTCTCCCATCCCCATGAAGGAATGAATCAACACTGGACAGGGGGAAACTGgcactgaattctctttcagagcAGCAGGGACCTCAGCAGGGAGCCAAGGAGGGGGCGGAGGAAACTGCCTCTTCAGGCTGGGAAttcacagatggccaagaaggaggaggagcaggagatGTCATTCCAGAGCCCATCTCTTAGGAGGAGGACACAGTCCTCCCCTGAGCCATGGTTATTAGGCTCATTCTTCTTCCAGTTGCTGTAGCCCATCCTCCCTCCTGTTACATACATAAACTGGCCTTCGGTCACCTCATCTGTGATGCCCAGGAAAGCAATGTCAGGGGCCATGTCCTGGATGGCTTTGTTCTCCTCAGCATTCTTGGGGGTGGCCACGGTGGCCCCAAGCTCAGCGCACAGAGCCTTCACTTTGGAAAAAGGCATCTTTTCACCATTGGTCACGTAGAGCATCTTTCCAGACTTTTTACCCAAGGAGAAGCTTTGCACTGAAATCACAAAATGTAGGTGGGGTTGACTTGGCTTCAAGCCCAGCCTGGGACAGCAGATGAAAAAGCCCTTCTCTGGGAACTTGGGAGTCTGGGGTTGAGCCCCATTCTCTACCACCTCTGGTGAGATCCTAGTAAGAAGGTGGAAGGCAAGTCCCTGGCAGCAAGCCGGGGCTCTCCTGGCATATCCCATCCTTAGGACAAATATCTGTTAAAAACTGTTCCAGTACAGGTGGACCTAGGGAAACATGCTTGAGCCCCACTGCCAGACATGGGCACCAGGATGAGAAAGAGGCATGGACCGCCATCTGAGGCCCGTGGGTGCTAAGGAAGGAGCAAAGATTCCAGAGTCAGCAGACCTCCACGCCATCCTCCTTCCCACTTCCTAACTGTATGCTGTTGAATGAATTATCTATACTTCCCGGACCTatttttttctcacctgtaaataaAATGGGTGTAATACCCACAAATAGGGATGGCAAGACGATTGAATAAAACCAAATTATGAGAAAATTCCCACCTAGTATATAATAAGTTGTCATAAGTGTAAGTTCTTTTCCACCATCCCCCCAAAACCTAGAGCATTCTGGAGAAAAAAGTTAGAGTCAAGAACACATTGGGGACAGAAAAAAAGCTTACACTTTTTGATGTGATCCAGTTGTGATTTCAGGCTCCTTATCCGTCCCTCTAAGTCAGCCAGCTTAGCCTCGGCAACTATAAAGCAATAGGGAGAGGACATTTATTTAGAAGAAGACCCTCAATTGGAGAGCagagtattttgaaaaaaaaaaaatgagcttacTGAAAAGTATTCGTAttccagaaaaataagaaaacaaaaagaagcaaaaggggaaaaaaactgtattcCTGCCTTCTCAGATATACTTAGTAACTATTGTAAACTATAActctggaaataataataataataccataaACTATAGCTCTGGATCCTTTTCTTCATATACTGCTTAAATATTgcaatattataattatttataagaaAAGGCCCAgctaatttttctcctttttgaaaacttttcttaatcatattttcatttcctattCTAGGCAAACACTTTAATACGTTTATTATTCTGATAGGCCAGTGGACAAATATAAGTAAGAGGTCatccttttggttttgttgttactgaatttattttactCTGAACTAAGTTGCTGTGATGTCCCCCATTATCCAGGGGTCCAATGAGGCCAACCCTTTTCATGCCACTCTTGTGACAAcagacaaaatccaacagcaGAGAGGACCAGTTTCCTCCCTTGCAGCCTGGAACCACGTACTGGACTGTTGCAGCTGAAGAAGGGCCAGGGCACATGTCCTACAGAGGTCTGCCGAGGGTGAGGCGGGCAGGGTTCGGAAGTCTATACCCGGGCACCAGTGGGAATCCCCTTGGGCCCCAAGGAACTGAGAGGAATGAGGGCGCTGGGTCAGGAAGCAGAGCTGAGCATCTTCCAGTGGGGCAGCAGGAGACGGGGCACCTCCCACCTGGCCCTGGAATTCCCAGGTCCTGGGTCCCCGCAGCCCACATCACTTGCTGGGGTGAGCTCCTTACCCGAACTGTCTCCACGATCTCCTTTGTGGCCCTTTGGTCCTGGAAGCCCAGGATTCCCTACATTTCCTTGAGGCCCCATTTTCCCTGGAGGGCCCTGCAAGCCTCTGAGCCCTGGCCCTgttggaagaggaaggaaatgtgACCCAGTGTCTGTCACTCATTCTCTTTCTCCAAAAGCTCAATATTTGATTGACCCCAAGAAACCACCACTCAGCTAGCAGTGATCCAGAGAAGAAAGGTCCTCCTGCGTCTCAGGGGATGGCCTGTCCTAAGGGCCAGCTCCCTGAGCATCACCAAGTCCTGGGTGGCAGTGAGGGATCCTGGAGAGCCAGAGAAGCATCTTTATTTTGGAGAGAATGCCCTTTTACAGGAGTTTTTCTGAGTGAATCGTCACCTACCATAATGAAAGGCGAGCCTCCTCGTGTCTCTGTGCCAGATCCCTTATAGAGAACACCCTCCCGCTGGGGTAAAAGATTGGAGAAGTCAGAGCGGCCTGTCCTATACCtggttctcccttttctccctcgGGTCCATCTCGCCCATCTCTGCCTGGGGTGCCGTTGGTGACCGGGATGCCACAGGTCACCACTGAACAGGTCTTCTGGGCATCCTCACAGGCTTTTGTTTCTGAGCAGGATGTTGTCACCACACACAGAAGGAGGACAGGAAGTGACAAAAACGGGAACATGGTCCTTACCTTAGAGTGgagaaagtcaaagaaaataatcccatctCATTTGGTTTGCTACCATCTCTGATGTGTTGGACCCTGTGCTCGGGGCAGCTGACACAGAGGGGGATGTCACAACTCTTGGCCCTGAGTTACTCCCAGGCTACTAGGAAAACTATTACTAGCACAGGCAAGATGTATTAGAGTTAGATCAGTGCTAAAACAAATATAGATGCAAGAGTAATATCACAGGGGCCCACTTTCCCTGGGGCTCTCATGCCCTGTGGGCCCAAGGCTTAGTTGGTTAGGCAGCCCTAAGCACGAAAGCCCACAGGGTCTACAAATGCCACACAAGCCCTGTTCCCGATGGCCCGGCAAAGAGAGCTCATTTCTTGCATGACCTTTGGCTACTCTCTTCTCAACTCCCTTTCTTGAGGGCCTAAGTAGcctaaatttccctcttcttctccttcctatGGACGCTAAAGGTAGACTCAAACTATAGCATGTGACCCATTGCTTGGCGGGACCTGTTTTACAACATCCGTTGTCTCGTGTCGCATAAAAATCTGTTTTACACCACAGGACCCCA is a window encoding:
- the LOC132507161 gene encoding mannose-binding protein A-like — protein: MFPFLSLPVLLLCVVTTSCSETKACEDAQKTCSVVTCGIPVTNGTPGRDGRDGPEGEKGEPGPGLRGLQGPPGKMGPQGNVGNPGLPGPKGHKGDRGDSSVAEAKLADLEGRIRSLKSQLDHIKKLQSFSLGKKSGKMLYVTNGEKMPFSKVKALCAELGATVATPKNAEENKAIQDMAPDIAFLGITDEVTEGQFMYVTGGRMGYSNWKKNEPNNHGSGEDCVLLLRDGLWNDISCSSSFLAICEFPA